One Exiguobacterium acetylicum DNA window includes the following coding sequences:
- a CDS encoding SH3 domain-containing protein encodes MKKSLSAVIATTVILSGVPSLSILENAPGQVNKVEAASFKQFKGTSTVDLNVRSGPSTKYKTVGLLKKNTIVAVIGSSNGWYKVSYKGKPAYVSAKYIKKNASGSTFKQFSVITTELLNVRQSRSGSSKKLGQLAKGTKVTVIGSKSGWYTIKLKGKTGYISSKYTKKVSTTPKIQYYASVISTKAYVRTGASNTHKSVGTLKKGTKVSVYGNSNGFSKIMFQKSYRYIKATDLKKIVTPNDSLKKPSNVSGYELQTGSYALGLKFDAIDKVKVSNSFSYATKVKETKAIADSIGAKSRGTVINLVNTIEGFESLDDVNIAYEFAYGSKKFKMYYSSGRDLRIKESKYIMKMMLKPYLPKGYESVVNKYFDGQYYGVNGYGPYEVDGYTVTFNAGSIRFEK; translated from the coding sequence ATGAAGAAGAGTTTATCAGCAGTGATCGCAACTACAGTAATTTTATCTGGAGTACCTAGTCTTAGTATTCTTGAGAATGCTCCAGGGCAAGTTAACAAGGTTGAAGCAGCATCGTTTAAACAGTTTAAGGGAACTTCAACCGTCGATTTAAATGTACGTAGTGGTCCAAGTACGAAATATAAAACAGTAGGTCTTTTGAAAAAGAATACGATTGTCGCTGTGATTGGAAGTAGTAATGGTTGGTATAAAGTTTCTTATAAAGGTAAACCTGCATACGTATCAGCCAAGTACATTAAAAAGAATGCTTCAGGGAGTACGTTTAAGCAGTTCTCGGTCATTACGACTGAATTACTAAATGTACGTCAATCAAGATCGGGATCTTCTAAAAAATTAGGTCAGCTTGCAAAAGGGACTAAGGTGACGGTAATCGGATCAAAGTCAGGTTGGTATACGATTAAGTTGAAGGGTAAAACGGGCTACATCTCTTCAAAATATACGAAGAAGGTCTCTACAACTCCTAAGATTCAATATTACGCTTCAGTTATTTCGACTAAAGCATATGTACGTACGGGTGCATCGAATACGCACAAGTCAGTAGGAACATTAAAAAAAGGAACAAAAGTAAGTGTCTATGGTAACAGTAATGGATTCTCAAAAATCATGTTCCAAAAATCGTATCGTTATATCAAGGCAACAGATCTTAAAAAAATAGTTACCCCGAACGACTCACTAAAGAAACCGAGTAATGTATCTGGTTATGAACTACAGACAGGTAGTTATGCTCTTGGTCTTAAGTTTGATGCAATTGATAAAGTAAAAGTCTCAAATTCTTTTTCGTACGCTACAAAGGTGAAAGAAACAAAAGCGATTGCTGATTCAATCGGTGCTAAATCAAGAGGTACTGTAATTAACTTGGTCAATACGATAGAAGGATTTGAATCACTAGATGATGTAAACATCGCCTACGAATTTGCTTATGGATCCAAGAAATTTAAGATGTATTATTCCAGTGGTCGTGACTTACGAATCAAAGAAAGTAAATACATCATGAAGATGATGCTCAAGCCGTATTTACCTAAAGGATATGAATCGGTAGTAAACAAATATTTTGATGGTCAATACTATGGCGTAAATGGATACGGTCCTTACGAAGTGGATGGATATACTGTCACATTCAATGCTGGTAGCATACGATTTGAAAAATAA
- a CDS encoding VirB4 family type IV secretion system protein → MAKKVEQTSPLIEQISPMIIEFKPKKVIWGDRVARTYVITQYPNQVSAAWLSRVANMDGVAVSIQIDPTDPFELVKEIRRSSGELSSRLMEIKNPFEQQRTEDQLKDVQQLLKDIDRDQQSVLNLTTLLLVGAENDESLEARCRRVEAELAAGGLRARTPILRQEDCLKGLTPWEMVPKNITAIGQRNMTAKTAAASYPFVFSGLNDGKGILLGTDTAGGIVLTDFWVRQSDRTNSNITVIGKPGVGKSTLVKKILANEWAQGSKVIVIDPENEYGDLCKNLGGQYIDAAGDPKGRINPLQVRAVPADDDEESDPLFETEVDDGKAKRGPLAQHFQVLRSFFRMYLKDMTVLEEVLLERALEVLYKSKGISWTTEPTSLSNEEWPTLEELYELILEASKTSSENGSSSDESEKEWKTLAMRLRSSAIGADSFLWNGATTIKAESDFIVLNINKLLEADERTMRAQFYNILGWVWDEVSRDKDERVFIAVDETYLLADPDHPQPLQFLRNTSKRIRKREGGLMSIFHNLVDMLDPSVQRYGQALIDNPVYKFIMGQGDKDIEALQKLMSLSEREVQTLADGRRGEALFVAGSKRLHLKIDVTQEELELFGAGGGR, encoded by the coding sequence ATGGCAAAAAAAGTAGAACAAACATCTCCGTTGATTGAACAAATTTCTCCAATGATAATTGAATTTAAACCAAAAAAAGTAATTTGGGGAGATCGCGTAGCACGTACTTATGTAATCACTCAGTATCCTAACCAGGTGTCTGCTGCATGGTTATCTCGAGTAGCGAATATGGATGGTGTGGCAGTATCGATTCAAATTGATCCTACAGATCCTTTTGAACTTGTAAAAGAAATTAGACGGTCTAGTGGTGAGTTGTCATCTCGACTAATGGAAATCAAAAATCCATTTGAACAACAACGAACAGAAGACCAATTGAAAGATGTTCAACAATTATTAAAAGATATCGATAGAGATCAACAAAGCGTCTTGAATCTAACGACTCTTCTGCTAGTAGGCGCAGAGAATGATGAATCTCTAGAAGCTCGGTGTAGACGAGTGGAAGCAGAGTTAGCTGCAGGCGGGCTTAGAGCACGAACGCCGATTTTAAGACAAGAAGATTGCTTAAAAGGACTTACTCCTTGGGAGATGGTACCAAAAAATATTACTGCAATTGGACAACGAAATATGACCGCCAAAACGGCTGCTGCAAGTTATCCCTTTGTATTTTCTGGATTGAACGACGGTAAAGGGATTTTATTAGGTACAGATACAGCTGGAGGGATTGTACTAACAGATTTTTGGGTTCGACAGTCAGATAGAACGAATAGCAACATTACAGTTATCGGAAAGCCTGGTGTAGGTAAGTCAACCTTAGTAAAGAAAATATTAGCTAATGAATGGGCTCAGGGATCTAAAGTGATCGTAATCGATCCTGAAAATGAATACGGAGATCTATGTAAGAATCTTGGAGGGCAGTATATTGATGCTGCAGGAGATCCAAAAGGTCGCATTAATCCATTGCAAGTCAGAGCAGTACCAGCTGATGATGACGAAGAAAGTGATCCACTGTTTGAAACTGAAGTAGATGATGGGAAAGCTAAACGTGGACCTCTAGCGCAACATTTTCAGGTTCTCCGATCATTCTTCAGAATGTACTTAAAAGACATGACGGTTTTAGAAGAAGTTCTACTAGAAAGAGCTCTGGAAGTTCTTTATAAGAGCAAGGGTATCTCTTGGACGACCGAACCTACATCGTTATCAAATGAAGAATGGCCGACTCTAGAAGAGTTATACGAACTAATTTTAGAAGCTTCTAAAACGAGTTCTGAAAATGGATCGTCCAGCGATGAATCAGAAAAAGAATGGAAAACTTTAGCGATGCGATTGCGATCAAGTGCAATCGGTGCAGATTCATTTTTGTGGAATGGAGCAACGACAATTAAAGCTGAAAGTGACTTCATTGTTCTCAATATAAATAAACTACTTGAAGCAGATGAACGAACTATGAGAGCTCAGTTTTATAACATCTTAGGATGGGTTTGGGACGAAGTGAGCAGAGATAAAGATGAACGAGTATTTATTGCTGTTGATGAAACATACCTGTTAGCTGATCCAGATCATCCGCAGCCACTTCAATTTTTACGTAACACTTCAAAACGTATTCGTAAACGTGAAGGTGGATTAATGTCAATTTTTCATAACCTAGTAGATATGTTAGATCCTTCAGTTCAAAGATATGGCCAAGCGTTAATTGATAACCCGGTCTATAAATTCATTATGGGTCAAGGGGATAAGGATATCGAAGCGTTACAAAAGCTCATGTCGCTCTCTGAAAGAGAGGTACAGACATTAGCAGATGGTAGACGTGGAGAAGCACTATTTGTTGCAGGAAGTAAAAGATTGCATTTGAAAATAGACGTCACTCAAGAAGAACTTGAGTTATTTGGGGCTGGAGGTGGACGTTAA